GCCGGCGCGCTACTCCGAAGCCAGCCTGGTCAAGGAGATGGAAAAACGCGGCATCGGTCGTCCTTCGACCTACGCGGCGATCATCTCGACCATCCAGGATCGCGGTTACGTGACCCTGCACAACCGCCGCTTCTACTCCGAGAAGATGGGCGACATCGTCACCGAGCGCCTGTCCGAGAGCTTCTCCAACCTCATGGACTACGGCTTTACCGCCGGCATGGAAGAGAACCTCGATGACGTGGCCCAGGGCGAGCGCGACTGGAAAAACGTGCTCGACGAGTTCTACGGCGACTTCAGCAACAAGCTCAAGCTGGCCGAGGACGGCGAGAAGGGCATGCGTGCCAACCAGCCGACCCTGACCAACATTGCCTGCAAGGAATGTGGCCGGCCAATGATGATCCGCACCGCCTCCACCGGCGTGTTCCTCGGCTGCTCGGGCTACAGCCTGCCACCGAAAGAGCGCTGCAAGGCCACCGTCAACCTGGTCCCTGGCGATGAGATCGCCGCCGATGACGAGGGTGAATCGGAATCGCGCGTGCTGCTCAACAAGCACCGTTGCCCGATCTGCTCGACCGCCATGGATGCCTACCTGCTCGATGAGAAGCGCAAGCTGCACATCTGCGGTAACAACCCGGATTGCACCGGCTACGAAATCGAAGAAGGCAACTACCGCATCAAGGGCTACGAAGGGCCGAGCCTTGAGTGCGACAAGTGCGGCAGCGAGATGCAGCTCAAGACCGGCCGTTTCGGCAAGTTCTTCGGTTGCACCAACGCCGAATGCAAGAACACCCGCAAGCTGCTCAAGAGCGGCGAGGCGGCGCCGCCGAAGATGGACGCGGTGAAGATGCCGGAGCTCAAGTGCGAGAAGGTCAACGACACCTACGTGCTGCGTGACGGCGCTTCGGGGTTGTTCCTGGCTGCCAGCCAGTTCCCGAAAAACCGCGAGACCCGCGCACCGCTGGTGATCGAAATCATCCCGCACAAGGACGAGATCGATCCGAAGTACCACTTCCTCTGCGAAGCGCCGAAGAAGGACCCGGACGGTCGCCCGGCAGTCATTCGCTACAGCCGCAAGACCAAGGAGCAGTACGTGCAGACCGAGGTTGACGGCAAGCCGACTGGCTGGCGTGCGTTCTACGACGGCAATGCCTGGAAGGTCGAAGACAAGCGCTGATCGCCAGGTCAGGTAAAAATCGCGGGGCAAGCCCGCTCCTACAGTCTGTAGGAGCGGGCTTGCCCCGCGATGCTTTTCAGGCCTGCACTAGTGTAGATTGATAGACCGCCTTGCAGCCTTTCGGAGGGCACCCAGATGGCCCAGGAACTCTACACCCGCACCAACCAGAAGATTTACTTCGCAGGCCTGGCCCTCGAAGCCCTTGGCAAGGCGCAGGAGAGCCGGGCCATGAACGCCCAGGCGCTGATCCAGGCCGAGCGCGAATCGGCGCTGTTCCACCTGTACGGCGCGTTGCTGGGCTTGTGTCACGAGATTGCCGGGTTCTATCGTTTGCCCCAGGCCGGCGCACCCCGCGCCGAGCTGCTGCTGACCCGCGAAGTGCTTGAGGCCATTGCCATTCCAGAGATGGCCGAACTGGTCGAACTGGCTGAGCAGCGCGAAACCTGGCTGGCGCAACTGCTTGACGCTTATGCCGATTTGTTCCGACCGCCGGTCGCGAAAAAAGCAGCAAAAACCGACGTCACCCAGCCGCTGATCCAGGCGGTGAGCCTCGACGAACCCGAGGCGCCAGCGCTGTCGCGCGATGAGCTGGAAAGCTGGCGGCAAAATCTCAAGCGCCTTACGGTTCGTTTTCGCGAGGGTTTGAGTGAGTGCTGATTGGGGCAACGGCTGGTACAATGCCGGCCTTTCGTGGAGAACAGCCCCTTATGCCAACGTCCTTTCTAGAAATTGTCGAGTTGCCTGATGGCCGGATCGAGCTGCGCCGTGCCGAGGACGAGGGTTCGTTGGTAACCCTGGATTTCTCCGAGGACGCCAAAGCCTTTTTGCAGGGTCAACACGTGGAAGTGGCCAAGGCCATGCTCAGTGTTGGCGTGCAGATGGCTGGCAAGCTGGTGGAAGGCGAGATCGAGCGCGACGACGGGCCGCGGGTTCTGCACTGATCGCCTGCATGGCTTCCTCGTCCTGAGGAAGCCTGGCGAAATCAACATTTGAAACAGACCTGAATATCAGCCGAGGCGGATGTTCAGGCTTTGTGCGTCTCCTGCACGGGCGGCATTGCTCAGTTGCTGACGGGTGCTGCTGCTGACGGTATTGAGCCAGCTGACCACAGTGTGGCTGCGGCCCAGGCGCAGGGCTTCGCAGGCCAGTTGCAAGGCGCTCTGGTTGCCGCGCGGTTGCAGCAGCAGGATGCGCTCGCGGTTCAGCCCGGCCTCGCGCAGCCAGGCCTGGGTCAGGCTGGCGGGTGGAGCGATCAGGGTCAGCCAGCGGGCGTCATGTTCTTCGCTCAACTCGCTCAGTTCACGCAGCATCGGTGCCAGCAGGCTCTGGCAGCTACCCAGTGCGCCACGCAAGGACAGCTCGCTGAAAACCTGGGCCGCGCCGGGGTGGGGTGCAGGCCTGGAGTTTTTCAGTCCGGGCAGTACCGGCTGGGCCAGGAATGCTTCGAACAGTGGCAATTGTGCTTGCAGCGGTACGTTCTGTGACGCAGGGGGGAACTGCATGATGCCTCCTTTACCGGCGTATGACGCCGACACTCAAGCCCTCGATCACCAGTTCCTGGTCTTTCAGGTTGACTTCGATAGGGGCGAATTCGGGGTTCTCGGCAATCAGCCAGACCTTGCTGCCTTCGCGCTTGAAGCGCTTGACCGTGACTTCATCGCCGATGCGGGCGACGACGATCTGGCCGTTACGGGCTTCGCGGCAGGTGTGTACCGCCAGCAGGTCGCCGTCGACGATGCCGACATCCTTCATGCTCATGCCGTGAACGCGCAGCAGGTAGTCGGCACGCGGATGGAAGAACCCCGGGTTGATGTTGCAGGACTCCTCGATGTGTTGCTGGGCGAGGATCGGCGCACCGGCTGCTACCCGGCCGATGATCGGCAGGCCGCTGTCGTCGGGCTTGGCTTCGAAGCCCGGGATGCGAATGCCCCGTGACGCCCCGGGGGTCATTTCGATCGCACCCTTGCGGGCCAGGGCCTTGAGGTGCTCCTCGGCGGCGTTGGGCGATTTGAAGCCCAGCTCCTGGGCGATCTCTGCGCGGGTCGGCGGGAAGCCGTTGTCTTCCAGGCAGCGTTTGATAAAAGCCAGAATCTCAGCTTGGCGTGGCGTCAGTTTTAGCATGTCGATCGCTCTGTCTTTTTATACAGTGACTGGGATTATATACAGTGGGTGGCAAGCTGCAAGCGCCAAGCTTCAAGAAACGGCACAGGGGCGTTCTTGCAGCTTGCAGCTTGTGGCTTGCAGCTATGGTTTAATACGTGACCATATGGCCGCAAAACGGCTGCGCGGACTTGACAAATCACCACTTTGAAACGTATGTTTCAAACAAGTGTTTGTCAGGCGGAGAAGTCATGGCCCAGTCGGAAACCGTAGAGCGCATTCTCGATGCTGCCGAGCAGCTGTTCGCGGAAAAAGGTTTTGCCGAAACCTCATTACGGCTGATCACCAGCAAGGCCGGCGTCAACCTGGCGGCGGTGAACTACCATTTCGGTTCAAAGAAGGCCCTGATCCAGGCGGTTTTCTCGCGTTTCCTCGGGCCGTTCTGCGCAAGCCTTGAGCGCGAGCTGGAGCGTCGCCAGGCTCGCCCCGAGCAAAAGCCCACCCTTGAAGAGCTGCTGGAGATGCTGGTCGAACAGGCCCTGGTGGTACAGCCACGCAGTGGCAACGACCTGTCGATCTTCATGCGCCTGCTGGGCCTGGCCTTCAGCCAGAGCCAGGGTCACCTGCGCCGCTACCTTGAAGACATGTACGGCAAGGTATTCCGCCGCTACATGCTGCTGGTCAACGAAGCCGCGCCGCGCATTCCGCCAATCGAGCTGTTCTGGCGCGTGCACTTCATGCTCGGCGCTGCGGCGTTCAGCATGTCCGGGATCAAGGCCCTGCGCGCCATTGCCGAAACCGATTTCGGCATCAATACCTCGATCGAGCAGGTCATGCGCCTGATGGTGCCGTTCCTGGCCGCCGGCATGCGCGCCGACAGCGGCGTCACCGACGAGGCCATGGCTGCCGCGCAGCTGCGCCCGCGCAGCAAGTCCTCCAGCGCTCCGGTCGCCGCCAAGGCCTGATGCCACGGCTGGGCGCGGCGGGCCGCATCGGCTAAGCTAGCGCCCCATGGCCAGTCTCGATTTCCTGCATATTTCCCTCGCTGATCAATGCCTCTATGGGTTCGCCCAGGGGCAGTTGCGCCTGCGCCTCGAGATCTCCACCGCGCGCAATGGCGCGGGCGAGCTCAATGGTTCAGGTTGCACGCCGCGAGGGCGCCACCAGGTGCGTGCCAAGATCGGCGCCGGCCTGCCGCAAGGCGCGGTGCTGCGCGGGCGGCGCTGGACTGGCGAGACCTGGTCGGCCGAGCTGCATGAACAATTTCCCGGTCGCGACTGGATCCTCACGCGCATTCTCTGGCTCAGCGGTTGCGAGCCGGGCGTCAATCGCCTGGGGCCAGTCGACACCTTTCGTCGTTACATCTACCTGCATGGCACGCCCGATAGCGAACCTATGGGTGTGCCGTTGTCCCATGGTTGCGTGCGCTTGCGCAACGCCGACCTGCTGAGCCTGTTCGACCAGGTGCCGGTGCATTGCCCGGTGCAGATCGACGAAGCCGCGTGCCCCCAATGGGCTCACATCAGCGTCAACTGAAGGATCAATTATGAGTGCCAGCCTGCAAGGCTCCCTGATGGTCGACATCGCCGGTACCTGGCTGACCGCCGAGGACCGCCAGCTTTTGCGCCAGCCCGAAGTGGCCGGCCTGATCATCTTTGCCCGCAACATTGAAAGCCCGCGCCAGGTGCGTGAGCTGTGTGCCTCGATTCGCGCCATTCGCCCGGAACTGATCCTGGCGGTGGACCAGGAGGGCGGTCGGGTCCAGCGCCTGCGCCAGGGCTTTGTGCGCCTGCCGGCGATGCGCGCGATTGCCGACAACGACAACGCCGACTATCTGGCCGAACAGTGCGGTTGGCTGATGGCCACCGAGGTGCTGGCGGTGGGCCTGGACCTGAGCTTTGCGCCAGTGCTGGACCTCGATCACCAGCGCAGCGCGGTGGTCGGCAGCCGTGCCTTTGAAGGCGATCCACAGCGCGCCACGTTGCTTGCCGGTGCTTTTATCCGCGGCATGAACGCTGCGGGCATGGCCGCTTGCGGCAAGCATTTCCCCGGTCATGGCTGGGCCGAGGCCGATTCCCATGTGGCGATCCCTACCGACGAGCGCAGCCTGGAGCAGATCCGCGCAGCCGACCTGGTGCCGTTCACCCGCTTGAGCGGGCAAATGGCGGCAGTAATGCCGGCCCACGTGATCTACCCGCAGGTCGACAACCAGCCGGCCGGTTTCTCCCGCCGCTGGTTGCAGGACATCCTGCGTGGCGAGCTGGGTTTCAACGGGGTGATCTTCAGTGATGACCTGTCCATGGCTGGCGCCCACGTGGTCGGCGATGCGGCCAGCCGCATCGAAGCGGCGCTGAGTGCCGGCTGCGACATGGGCCTGGTGTGCAATGACCGTGCGGCGGCGGAACTTGCCCTGAGCGCGGCCCAGCGCCTGAAGGTCAAGCCTTCGCCGCGGATTGCGCAGATGCGTGGGCAGGGCTTTGCCCGTACCGACTACCGTCAGCAGCCGCGCTGGCTGGAGGCCCTGGGGGCGCTCAAGGAAGCGCAACTGGTCGATTGATGGCAATCGCGGGTCAAGCCCGCTCCCACAGAGGATCGCAATCTTCTGTGGGAGCGGCGGTACGGCGACCCGACTTGACCCGCGATGAATTCAACCGGATCTAGAGCCGTGCCGCTTCCCCGGCAACGGCGCAAACAACGCATCGATATCCTCCGCCGCCAAACGCCAGTCCCCCGCCTGACGCCCATCCAGCACACCCGCCGCCAACGCCGATTTCTCCAGTTGCAACTGCTGGATCTTTTCTTCCACCGTGCCCCGGGTAATCAGCTTGTAGACGAACACCGGCTTCTCCTGGCCGATGCGATAGGCACGGTCGGTGGCCTGGTTTTCCGCGGCCGGGTTCCACCACGGATCGTAGTGGATCACGGTGTCCGCAGCGGTCAGGTTCAAGCCCACACCACCGGCCTTGAGGCTGATCAGGAAGATTTGCAGCTGGCCGCTCTGAAAGTCATGCACCGGCGAGCGGCGATCGCGGGTCTCGCCAGTCAGCAGGGCATAGGCGATACCGCGGTGCTGCAGTTCGGCCTCGATCAGCCGCAGCATGCTGGTGAACTGCGAGAACAGCAGGACGCGTCGCCCTTCGGCCAGCAGTTCTTCGAGCATTTCCATCAGGCTGGTGAGTTTGCCGGAGTGGGCGCCGCGCGCGGTCGAGGCTTGGCTGTTGATCAGGCGCAAATCGCAGCAGACCTGGCGCAGCTTCAACAGCGCTTCGAGGATAATGATCTGGCTGCGCGCCACGCCCTTGCGGGTGATCTCCGCGCGTACTTTCTGGTCCATGGCCAGGCGCATGGTTTCGTACACGTCACGCTGCGCATCGCTGAGCTCGACCCAGTGGATCATCTCGGTTTTGGCCGGTAGCTCGGTGGCCACTTGCTCCTTGGTGCGGCGCAGCAAAAAAGGTTTGATCCGTGCATTGAGGTGTTGCAGGCGCTCATCGTTGCCCTGGCGCTCGATCGGCACCCGGTAGTCGCGGTTGAACGCTTTGGCGTCGCCCAGCCAGCCCGGCAGCAGGAAGTGAAACAGCGACCACAGCTCACCCAGGTGGTTTTCCAGCGGGGTGCCGCTCAGGCACAGGCGCTGGCGTGCGTCGAGCTGGCGCGCCGCCTGGGCCGCCTTGCTGCCCGGGGTCTTGATGTACTGCGCCTCATCGAGGATCAGCACATGCAGCATCAGGCCCTTGAAGTGCGCCAGGTCCTTGGGCAGCAGGGCATAGGTGGTCAGTAGCAGGTCGTAGTCCTGCAGGCTGCCGAAATGCTTGCGTCGGCCGATGCCTTGCAGGGCCAGCACGCGCAAGCCGGGGGCGAAGCGTTCGGCTTCGTCCTGCCAGTTGGGGATCAGGCTGGTGGGCATCACCACCATGGCCGGGCGGGTCAGGCGTCCGGCATTTTTTTCGCTGAGCAGGTGAGCGAGGGTTTGCAGGGTTTTGCCCAGGCCCATGTCGTCAGCGAGGATGCCGCCGACCTCCAGCTCACGCAGGGCCTGCATCCAGCTCAGGCCTTCGAGTTGATAGGTGCGCAGGGTGGCGTTCAGGCCTTCAGGCGTTTGCGCCGGTTGCAGGCGGATATCGCGCAGGCGCTCGGCCAGGCTGCGCACCTGCTCACCGCCTTGCCAGCTCAACGGCAGCTCTTCCAGGGCATTGAGGCGCGTGGCGTCCAGTGTCGGCAGGCGCACGCTGGTTTCGCCGGGTTCACGCAGGTAAAAGTCGCCCAGGGTTGCCAATACCGGCTTGAGGCGACCGTAGGGCAGGGCCACTTGCAGGTTGCGCCGCACTTCACCCACGGGCGCGGGAATCTGCACCAGCAATTGTTCGTCGTCCCGGCGCTTGTGCAACTGCGCAGGGTTGAGCAGTTCCGGGTGGCTGCGCAGCACGTTGAGCAGAATCGGCAGCAGGCTCAGGCGCTGGCCATTGACCTCGATACCCAGTTCCAGGTCGAACCAGTCCCGGCCGCTGGCCTCGTCGATCTGTGCGTACCAGTTGTCGACCTCGGCAAGATTGAAGGCGAAGTCGTCGGTGTACTCGATCTCCCAGCCTTGTTCGCGCAGGGACGGCAGGTCATTGAGCATGAAGCGTAGCCAGGCTGCTTCGGAAGCCAGCTCAAGCAGGTCGCCGGCGCTCTCCGGCAGGGCTTTGCTCTGCCGGGTGGCGATCTTGAAGCCCAGGCGCTGGAGCGTCTGGCGGATTTGGCTTTCGGCCTCGGCGTGGCGCTGCAGACGTTGGCTGCCAGTACTCTCCAGGCGGCTGACGTCCTTGACTTGCCTGCCGCTGGCGCGAATGCCGTCATAGTTGAACGACAGCGCCGCCCGGTGCTGGTGCTGGCGCTGCATCCTGCCGGTTTGCGGCACGTAGGCGCTGAACTCGTGGCTGCCCAGAATCAGGTGAGGCGTGGGGGCAATACCATCGTTAGGCATCGGGTTACTGCTCCATCATCTCCGCAGGCGCAGTGGGAGCGCTGGCTGGCCGGTTGGCCGTGACCTTGAGCAGCAGGGCCAGGTGGCCGCCGTCGAGGAAGGTCAGTTCTCCATTCTTGATGGTGCTGTTGCTCTGCTTGAGCGGTTCGCTCAAGGTCACGCTGCCATTGCCGTCGAACTGGTTGACCCAGAAACTGGCATCAACGGCGATGAAGCGTTCTTCCTTGACGGTCAGGTTGCCCTCGATGGGGAACTGGCCGAAGTGTTCTTCGCCGTCGCTGATCGCCACCGTGCCGGCATCCTGTTTCCAGGCTTTGTGCAGCAGCACGGTGTACTGGTTCGGGTCGGCGGCAAGCTTGGCCGCCTCGTCGGTGAGCGCTGGTTGGCGCAGGTCACCCTCGGCGACGATCTGGGCGCCATTGCGCCAGTCTTCCGGGGCCGACTTGCTGGTAATCGCCGGCACGGCGTTCTGCCGTACCAGGATCATTTCGACCTGATAGGTGCCGTTGGCAAATGCCGTCGGGGCAATCAGTGCCAGCAGCAGGGTCAGGCTACGCGTTGCACGCATGGATCTTCCTTCACGCAGATTGTGGGGTCAGGCGCTCGAACAGCGCCTCAAGGTTGTTGAAGCGTTCTTCTGGGCGCTCCATCGGCACCAGGAACTTGAACTGGGTGGCGCCTTCGAACTTGTAGCGTTTGGGCTGGCCCTGGATCAGCTTGATCAGCACCAGCGGATCGACCGGGGTCTCGGCTTCGAATTCGATCTTGCCGCCGTTGGGCCCGGCATCGACTTTCTTGATCCCGAGTTTTTCCGCCTGCAGCTTGAGCAGGGTCAGGCGCACCAGGTTCTTGGTCGGCTCCGGCAGCAGGCCGAAGCGGTCGATCATCTCCACTTGCAGGTCCTTGAGGCCGTCTTCATCCACCGCCGAGGCGATGCGCTTGTAGAGGATCAGCCGCGCATGGACATCCGGCAGGTAGTCCTCGGGAATCAGCGCCGGCAGGCGCAGGTTGATTTCCGGGCCGCCGCCCATCGGCTGGTCGAGGTTCGGCTGGGCGCCCTTGCGGATGGCCTTGACCGCGCGCTCGAGCATTTCCATGTACAGGGTGAAGCCGACTGCCTGGATCTGCCCGCTCTGGCCTTCGCCGAGCAGCTCGCCGGCGCCGCGGATTTCCAGGTCGTTGGTAGCCAGGACGAAACCTGCGCCCAGGTCCTGGGTGTTGGCGATGGCTTCCAGGCGCTTCTCGGCGTCCGGAGTGATCTGCTGGCGCGGCGGGGTGAGCAGGTAGGCGTAGGCCTGGTGGTGGCTGCGCCCGACCCGGCCGCGCAACTGGTGCAACTGGGCCAGGCCGAACTTGTCGGCGCGCTCGATGATGATGGTGTTGGCGCTCGGCACGTCGATGCCGGTCTCGATGATGGTCGAGGCGATCAGCACGTTGAAGCGC
This portion of the Pseudomonas sp. SORT22 genome encodes:
- a CDS encoding DUF6586 family protein; the protein is MAQELYTRTNQKIYFAGLALEALGKAQESRAMNAQALIQAERESALFHLYGALLGLCHEIAGFYRLPQAGAPRAELLLTREVLEAIAIPEMAELVELAEQRETWLAQLLDAYADLFRPPVAKKAAKTDVTQPLIQAVSLDEPEAPALSRDELESWRQNLKRLTVRFREGLSEC
- the sulA gene encoding SOS-induced cell division inhibitor SulA, with protein sequence MQFPPASQNVPLQAQLPLFEAFLAQPVLPGLKNSRPAPHPGAAQVFSELSLRGALGSCQSLLAPMLRELSELSEEHDARWLTLIAPPASLTQAWLREAGLNRERILLLQPRGNQSALQLACEALRLGRSHTVVSWLNTVSSSTRQQLSNAARAGDAQSLNIRLG
- the lexA gene encoding transcriptional repressor LexA, coding for MLKLTPRQAEILAFIKRCLEDNGFPPTRAEIAQELGFKSPNAAEEHLKALARKGAIEMTPGASRGIRIPGFEAKPDDSGLPIIGRVAAGAPILAQQHIEESCNINPGFFHPRADYLLRVHGMSMKDVGIVDGDLLAVHTCREARNGQIVVARIGDEVTVKRFKREGSKVWLIAENPEFAPIEVNLKDQELVIEGLSVGVIRR
- a CDS encoding TetR/AcrR family transcriptional regulator, whose amino-acid sequence is MAQSETVERILDAAEQLFAEKGFAETSLRLITSKAGVNLAAVNYHFGSKKALIQAVFSRFLGPFCASLERELERRQARPEQKPTLEELLEMLVEQALVVQPRSGNDLSIFMRLLGLAFSQSQGHLRRYLEDMYGKVFRRYMLLVNEAAPRIPPIELFWRVHFMLGAAAFSMSGIKALRAIAETDFGINTSIEQVMRLMVPFLAAGMRADSGVTDEAMAAAQLRPRSKSSSAPVAAKA
- a CDS encoding L,D-transpeptidase produces the protein MASLDFLHISLADQCLYGFAQGQLRLRLEISTARNGAGELNGSGCTPRGRHQVRAKIGAGLPQGAVLRGRRWTGETWSAELHEQFPGRDWILTRILWLSGCEPGVNRLGPVDTFRRYIYLHGTPDSEPMGVPLSHGCVRLRNADLLSLFDQVPVHCPVQIDEAACPQWAHISVN
- the nagZ gene encoding beta-N-acetylhexosaminidase, with the protein product MQGSLMVDIAGTWLTAEDRQLLRQPEVAGLIIFARNIESPRQVRELCASIRAIRPELILAVDQEGGRVQRLRQGFVRLPAMRAIADNDNADYLAEQCGWLMATEVLAVGLDLSFAPVLDLDHQRSAVVGSRAFEGDPQRATLLAGAFIRGMNAAGMAACGKHFPGHGWAEADSHVAIPTDERSLEQIRAADLVPFTRLSGQMAAVMPAHVIYPQVDNQPAGFSRRWLQDILRGELGFNGVIFSDDLSMAGAHVVGDAASRIEAALSAGCDMGLVCNDRAAAELALSAAQRLKVKPSPRIAQMRGQGFARTDYRQQPRWLEALGALKEAQLVD
- a CDS encoding DEAD/DEAH box helicase, encoding MPNDGIAPTPHLILGSHEFSAYVPQTGRMQRQHQHRAALSFNYDGIRASGRQVKDVSRLESTGSQRLQRHAEAESQIRQTLQRLGFKIATRQSKALPESAGDLLELASEAAWLRFMLNDLPSLREQGWEIEYTDDFAFNLAEVDNWYAQIDEASGRDWFDLELGIEVNGQRLSLLPILLNVLRSHPELLNPAQLHKRRDDEQLLVQIPAPVGEVRRNLQVALPYGRLKPVLATLGDFYLREPGETSVRLPTLDATRLNALEELPLSWQGGEQVRSLAERLRDIRLQPAQTPEGLNATLRTYQLEGLSWMQALRELEVGGILADDMGLGKTLQTLAHLLSEKNAGRLTRPAMVVMPTSLIPNWQDEAERFAPGLRVLALQGIGRRKHFGSLQDYDLLLTTYALLPKDLAHFKGLMLHVLILDEAQYIKTPGSKAAQAARQLDARQRLCLSGTPLENHLGELWSLFHFLLPGWLGDAKAFNRDYRVPIERQGNDERLQHLNARIKPFLLRRTKEQVATELPAKTEMIHWVELSDAQRDVYETMRLAMDQKVRAEITRKGVARSQIIILEALLKLRQVCCDLRLINSQASTARGAHSGKLTSLMEMLEELLAEGRRVLLFSQFTSMLRLIEAELQHRGIAYALLTGETRDRRSPVHDFQSGQLQIFLISLKAGGVGLNLTAADTVIHYDPWWNPAAENQATDRAYRIGQEKPVFVYKLITRGTVEEKIQQLQLEKSALAAGVLDGRQAGDWRLAAEDIDALFAPLPGKRHGSRSG
- a CDS encoding CsiV family protein, coding for MRATRSLTLLLALIAPTAFANGTYQVEMILVRQNAVPAITSKSAPEDWRNGAQIVAEGDLRQPALTDEAAKLAADPNQYTVLLHKAWKQDAGTVAISDGEEHFGQFPIEGNLTVKEERFIAVDASFWVNQFDGNGSVTLSEPLKQSNSTIKNGELTFLDGGHLALLLKVTANRPASAPTAPAEMMEQ